In Lentibacillus amyloliquefaciens, one DNA window encodes the following:
- the dnaJ gene encoding molecular chaperone DnaJ — protein MSKRDYYEVLGIEKGASKDEIKKAYRKLARKYHPDVSEEENAADKFKEAKEAYEVLSDDQKRTQYDQFGHAGAQGQGGFGGAQDFGDFGGFGDIFDMFFGGGRRRDPNAPQQGADLQYTMTLDFEEAIFGKEADVNIPKEENCDTCSGSGAKPGTKTETCSHCQGSGQLNTEQNTPFGRVVNRRVCHHCNGTGKIIPEKCNTCGGAGKVKRNKSIHISIPKGIDEGHQIRVAGKGEPGINGGPPGDLFVVIQVRSHEFYEREGDHIYCELPVTYAQAALGDEVEVPTVHGKVMLTIPASTQTGKVFRLKGKGAPNVRGYGYGDQHVQIKVITPSSLTERQKELLREFNEIGGNESTDEQGSLFQRFKNAFKS, from the coding sequence GTGAGTAAGCGCGACTATTATGAAGTGCTGGGAATAGAAAAAGGCGCTTCAAAAGATGAAATAAAGAAAGCATACCGCAAACTGGCGAGAAAATATCATCCGGACGTCAGCGAAGAGGAGAACGCAGCCGATAAATTTAAGGAAGCGAAAGAAGCCTATGAAGTATTGAGCGACGACCAAAAAAGGACTCAATATGATCAATTCGGTCATGCAGGCGCACAAGGTCAAGGCGGCTTTGGCGGTGCACAGGACTTCGGTGACTTCGGCGGTTTTGGAGATATATTTGATATGTTCTTCGGCGGTGGTCGCCGTCGTGATCCAAATGCACCTCAGCAAGGTGCTGATTTGCAATATACGATGACACTGGACTTTGAAGAAGCCATTTTTGGAAAAGAAGCAGATGTTAATATTCCAAAAGAAGAAAATTGTGACACATGCAGCGGTTCGGGTGCCAAACCTGGCACAAAAACAGAAACATGTTCCCACTGCCAGGGTTCAGGTCAATTAAATACGGAACAAAACACACCATTTGGCCGGGTTGTCAATCGCCGTGTATGTCACCATTGTAACGGCACCGGCAAGATTATTCCGGAAAAATGCAATACGTGCGGTGGTGCTGGCAAAGTGAAGAGAAATAAAAGCATTCACATTTCCATCCCTAAAGGTATTGACGAAGGTCATCAAATAAGAGTTGCAGGCAAAGGTGAGCCAGGTATCAATGGCGGTCCTCCGGGTGACTTATTTGTTGTCATTCAAGTACGTTCACATGAATTTTATGAACGTGAAGGCGACCATATCTACTGCGAATTGCCGGTAACATATGCTCAAGCTGCTCTGGGAGATGAAGTTGAAGTGCCGACTGTGCATGGAAAAGTTATGCTCACAATCCCTGCAAGCACGCAAACAGGAAAAGTTTTCCGATTAAAAGGAAAAGGCGCTCCCAACGTGCGTGGTTATGGTTACGGCGATCAGCATGTACAAATCAAAGTTATAACACCAAGCAGCCTTACGGAACGTCAAAAAGAACTACTGCGGGAATTCAATGAAATTGGCGGCAATGAGTCGACTGACGAACAAGGGTCATTGTTCCAGCGATTTAAAAATGCTTTTAAAAGTTAA
- the lepA gene encoding translation elongation factor 4, with product MIKQENVRNFSIIAHIDHGKSTLADRILEKTKALTQRQMKEQFLDAMDLERERGITIKLNAVQLNYKHKNEEDYLFHLIDTPGHVDFTYEVSRSLAACEGAVLIVDAAQGIEAQTLANVYLALDNDLELIPVINKIDLPNADPDRVAQELEDVIGIDKDEVILASAKDDIGVDEIMERVVSDIPSPSGKMENPLKGLIFDSMYDPYRGVITYICVKEGSVKVGDKIRLMANDKEFEVNEIGVFRPNPVPQDELTVGEVGFLTASIKNVSDTRVGDTITLAKNPAETPLPGYKRLNPMVFCGLFPVDSNQYNDLREALERLELNDSSLQYDAESSQALGFGFRCGFLGLLHMEIIQERIEREFNISLITTAPSVIYEVEKTDGETVEVDNPSTMPDTQLVQEVREPFVKATVMVPNDYVGPVMEIAQKKRGQFVDMQYLDEVRVNVVYHIPLSEIVYDFFDKLKSKTKGYASFDYDLIGYHASKLVKMDILLNGDTIDALSFIVHRDFAYERGKNIVDKLKDLIPRQQFEVPVQAAIGNKIIARSTIKALKKNVLSKLYGGDVTRKRKLLEKQKEGKKRMKMVGSVEVPQEAFMAVLEMNDD from the coding sequence ATGATCAAACAAGAGAATGTAAGGAATTTTTCGATCATTGCTCATATCGACCATGGGAAATCAACGCTTGCAGATCGTATTCTTGAAAAAACAAAAGCATTGACCCAACGTCAGATGAAAGAGCAATTTCTCGATGCGATGGATTTGGAGCGTGAACGGGGAATCACCATCAAATTAAATGCTGTGCAATTGAATTATAAGCATAAAAACGAAGAAGATTATTTATTTCACTTAATTGATACACCCGGACATGTCGATTTTACATATGAAGTGTCCCGGAGTCTTGCAGCTTGTGAGGGTGCTGTTTTAATTGTGGACGCAGCTCAGGGAATAGAAGCGCAGACACTTGCCAATGTTTATCTTGCGCTTGACAATGATCTTGAACTTATCCCTGTCATCAACAAGATCGATTTGCCGAACGCTGACCCTGATCGGGTGGCCCAGGAACTGGAAGATGTTATCGGAATTGATAAAGATGAGGTTATCCTGGCATCAGCAAAAGATGATATCGGTGTTGACGAGATCATGGAGAGGGTCGTATCCGATATACCGTCCCCGTCCGGCAAAATGGAAAATCCGCTAAAAGGACTTATTTTCGATTCAATGTATGACCCTTACCGTGGTGTTATTACTTACATATGTGTTAAAGAGGGTTCAGTTAAAGTCGGGGATAAAATCAGACTTATGGCAAATGACAAGGAATTCGAAGTTAATGAAATTGGTGTGTTCAGACCAAATCCTGTACCACAGGATGAATTGACTGTCGGTGAAGTTGGTTTCCTGACAGCGTCGATTAAAAATGTCAGTGATACACGCGTTGGTGATACAATCACGCTTGCCAAGAACCCGGCAGAAACACCGTTGCCGGGATACAAACGGCTGAACCCGATGGTTTTTTGCGGATTGTTCCCGGTGGATTCCAATCAATATAATGATTTGCGTGAAGCATTGGAACGATTGGAGCTTAATGATTCATCACTGCAATACGATGCCGAAAGTTCACAGGCACTGGGCTTCGGATTTCGCTGTGGATTTCTCGGACTTTTGCATATGGAGATTATACAGGAGCGGATTGAACGGGAATTTAATATTAGTTTGATTACTACAGCCCCGTCCGTCATCTATGAAGTCGAAAAAACGGACGGTGAAACAGTTGAAGTGGATAACCCTTCAACCATGCCGGATACTCAGCTCGTCCAGGAAGTCCGGGAACCGTTTGTCAAGGCGACGGTTATGGTCCCGAATGATTATGTCGGTCCAGTGATGGAGATTGCTCAGAAAAAACGCGGACAGTTCGTTGATATGCAATATTTGGATGAAGTCCGCGTCAATGTTGTCTATCATATTCCGTTATCCGAAATCGTGTATGATTTTTTTGATAAACTAAAATCAAAAACAAAAGGCTATGCATCATTCGATTATGACTTGATCGGCTATCATGCTTCGAAACTGGTTAAGATGGATATCCTGCTGAATGGTGATACGATTGACGCGTTGTCGTTTATTGTTCACCGGGACTTTGCTTATGAACGCGGGAAAAATATCGTGGATAAATTGAAAGACCTTATTCCGAGGCAGCAATTTGAAGTACCGGTTCAGGCAGCTATAGGGAACAAAATTATTGCACGATCGACGATTAAAGCCTTGAAAAAGAATGTGCTGTCCAAGTTGTATGGTGGCGATGTTACACGGAAAAGAAAATTGCTGGAGAAACAAAAAGAAGGTAAGAAACGTATGAAAATGGTTGGATCGGTCGAAGTGCCCCAGGAAGCATTTATGGCTGTACTGGAGATGAATGACGATTAA
- the prmA gene encoding 50S ribosomal protein L11 methyltransferase, which produces MNWTEIRIHTTNEAVEPISNVLHEKGASGVVIEDPVDLKKERRPQFGEIYDLDPNEYPDEGVFIKTYLPSNKMLDEKINEMKNAIDYLRNFGIDVGKNEIELNKLKEEDWATAWKKYYKPVKISEKIIILPTWEKYKPKADEVIIELDPGMAFGTGTHPTTVLSIQAIEQYIKKDDKVIDVGCGSGVLSIAAGLLDAKEVHAFDLDDVAVKSTKTNCELNRLEDKVKVKQNDLLTDIDMQADLIVSNILAEIIVTFVSDAWKSLKPNGYFITSGIIKKKEQMVKEELQQTGFHIIEVNEKEDWVAIVAKKIEKESGA; this is translated from the coding sequence ATGAACTGGACTGAAATACGAATACATACGACAAACGAAGCTGTGGAGCCTATCTCCAATGTGCTGCATGAAAAAGGTGCTAGCGGTGTTGTGATTGAAGACCCAGTTGATTTAAAAAAAGAAAGACGTCCACAATTTGGTGAAATTTACGATTTGGATCCGAACGAATACCCTGATGAGGGGGTCTTTATCAAAACATATTTACCCTCAAACAAGATGCTTGATGAGAAGATTAATGAGATGAAAAATGCCATTGATTATTTGCGAAATTTTGGTATTGATGTCGGGAAAAATGAGATAGAGCTGAATAAATTAAAAGAAGAAGACTGGGCTACAGCCTGGAAAAAATATTATAAGCCTGTTAAAATTTCAGAAAAAATTATCATATTGCCAACCTGGGAAAAATATAAACCGAAAGCAGATGAAGTCATTATTGAACTTGACCCGGGGATGGCGTTTGGGACCGGGACTCATCCGACAACGGTCTTGAGTATTCAGGCGATCGAACAATACATAAAGAAAGACGATAAGGTTATTGATGTCGGTTGCGGATCCGGAGTGTTAAGCATTGCTGCAGGTTTATTGGACGCCAAAGAAGTTCATGCATTTGATTTGGATGACGTTGCGGTTAAAAGCACAAAAACAAACTGTGAATTAAATCGTTTGGAAGATAAAGTTAAGGTTAAGCAAAACGACTTGCTGACCGATATCGATATGCAGGCCGATCTCATTGTTTCCAACATTCTGGCTGAAATTATTGTCACGTTTGTTTCTGATGCCTGGAAAAGCTTGAAACCAAATGGTTATTTCATTACCTCAGGCATTATTAAGAAAAAAGAACAAATGGTGAAAGAAGAGCTTCAGCAAACAGGTTTTCATATTATTGAAGTGAATGAAAAGGAAGACTGGGTAGCCATTGTGGCAAAAAAAATCGAAAAAGAAAGTGGTGCCTGA
- the dnaK gene encoding molecular chaperone DnaK: MGKIIGIDLGTTNSCVAVMEGGESVVIPNPEGNRTAPSVVAFKNGERQVGEVAKRQAITNPNTIQSIKRHMGTDYKVEIDGKEYTPQEVSAIILQYLKSYAEDYLGDTVEKAVITVPAYFNDAERQATKDAGKIAGLEVERIINEPTAASLAYGIDKDDQDQTILVYDLGGGTFDVSILDIGDGTFEVISTAGNNRLGGDDFDEVIMDHMVKEFKKENGIDLSQDKMAKQRLKDAAEKAKKDLSGVSQTQISLPFITAGENGPLHLEMNMTRAKFEELSSDLVERTMEPTRKALSDAGMSAKEIHKVILVGGSTRIPAVQEAIKRETGKDPSKGVNPDEVVALGAAIQGGVLQGDVKDVVLLDVTPLSLGIETMGSVTTKLIERNTTIPTSHSQVFSTAADNQTAVDIHVLQGEREMASDNKTLGRFQLTDIPPAPRGIPQIEVSFDIDANGIVNVSAKDKGTNKEQSITIKSSSGLSDEEVDQMVKDAEENAEEDQKRREEADLRNEAEQLVFTTDKTIKDLGENVTDEEKQQAEEAKEELQTAIESDDLDQIREKKDALQEQVQQLSVKMYEQMAQEQQAEEEQQGESQGSDDDVEDADYKEVDDDEEDKK; this comes from the coding sequence ATGGGAAAAATAATTGGTATTGACTTAGGTACAACAAATTCATGTGTTGCAGTAATGGAAGGCGGTGAATCGGTTGTCATCCCAAACCCTGAAGGGAACAGGACAGCACCGTCGGTTGTTGCATTCAAAAATGGTGAGCGCCAGGTAGGTGAAGTGGCGAAACGCCAGGCGATCACTAACCCAAATACTATCCAGTCAATTAAACGTCATATGGGAACAGACTACAAAGTTGAAATTGATGGTAAAGAATATACGCCTCAGGAAGTTTCAGCCATTATTCTTCAGTACCTTAAATCCTATGCTGAAGATTATTTGGGAGATACTGTTGAAAAAGCGGTTATTACAGTGCCGGCATATTTTAATGATGCTGAACGTCAGGCTACTAAAGATGCAGGTAAAATTGCCGGACTCGAAGTTGAGCGTATCATCAACGAACCAACTGCAGCATCATTGGCATATGGTATCGATAAGGACGATCAGGACCAGACAATTCTGGTATATGACTTAGGCGGCGGAACGTTTGACGTTTCCATCCTTGATATTGGCGACGGCACATTTGAAGTTATTTCAACCGCCGGTAATAATCGTCTGGGCGGCGATGACTTTGATGAAGTGATTATGGATCACATGGTCAAAGAATTTAAAAAAGAAAATGGAATTGATTTGTCACAAGATAAAATGGCAAAACAGCGTTTGAAAGATGCTGCTGAAAAAGCTAAAAAAGATCTTTCCGGTGTAAGCCAAACGCAAATTTCATTGCCGTTTATTACAGCAGGAGAAAACGGTCCTTTACACCTTGAAATGAATATGACACGCGCTAAATTTGAGGAGCTTTCATCAGATCTTGTTGAACGTACAATGGAGCCAACTCGTAAAGCATTGAGTGATGCAGGGATGTCTGCAAAAGAAATTCATAAAGTTATCCTTGTTGGCGGTTCAACACGGATTCCGGCTGTTCAGGAAGCGATCAAACGTGAAACAGGCAAAGACCCTTCAAAAGGCGTTAACCCTGATGAAGTTGTTGCTTTGGGCGCAGCTATCCAGGGCGGTGTTCTGCAAGGTGACGTTAAAGACGTCGTACTGCTTGATGTTACGCCATTATCCTTGGGCATTGAAACAATGGGCAGTGTCACAACCAAGCTGATTGAACGGAATACAACCATTCCAACAAGCCATTCACAGGTGTTTTCAACTGCAGCGGATAACCAAACAGCTGTTGATATCCATGTTCTGCAAGGTGAACGCGAAATGGCTTCAGATAACAAAACGCTTGGACGTTTCCAACTGACTGACATTCCGCCTGCGCCACGCGGCATACCGCAAATTGAAGTGTCATTTGACATTGATGCCAATGGTATCGTTAATGTCAGTGCAAAAGACAAAGGTACAAACAAAGAACAATCCATCACGATTAAATCATCTTCCGGCCTATCAGATGAAGAAGTTGATCAGATGGTTAAAGATGCCGAAGAAAATGCTGAAGAAGATCAGAAACGACGGGAAGAAGCAGATTTGCGCAATGAAGCTGAACAGCTCGTCTTCACAACTGATAAGACCATCAAAGACCTCGGCGAGAATGTAACTGATGAAGAAAAACAACAAGCCGAAGAAGCTAAAGAAGAATTACAAACAGCCATTGAATCTGATGATCTTGACCAAATCAGAGAAAAGAAAGACGCATTGCAGGAACAAGTACAGCAGCTTTCTGTTAAAATGTATGAACAAATGGCCCAAGAACAGCAGGCTGAAGAGGAACAGCAAGGTGAAAGCCAAGGTTCTGATGATGATGTAGAAGACGCCGACTATAAAGAAGTAGACGATGATGAAGAAGATAAAAAATAA
- the spoIIP gene encoding stage II sporulation protein P, whose product MYLDTKRRTKNSKLFTHFYKKSSIYIICVAVLFIAVGFLTTVSPAYRVSSNTITDWTGDLDSSLFLYLMGMENKAFRDALPEDEPSPEVSNMLFEMATNIRPSDTRSLLGQELPGFLTFQNEIIVAGEGTDYTNLPVESSPPLEEVLRDRDAVIDENEGEDLEQQEGESQQDTGERDVVFIYNTHNRESFLPHLPDADSPDDAQHGEVNIGKVSQRFADALEANGIGTEVDQTDIMSVLKEQGMAYHESYQASRNVVQEAFTSSEDIQYSFDLHRDAIARDKTTKEINGKNYARVMFVVGAEYADHDKNLELANKLHQMIQEEYPGLSRGVIKKKGSGSNGVYNQDLSPNAMLIEFGGVDNTLEELYRSADAVAEVFSDHYWDAEKVNTN is encoded by the coding sequence ATGTATCTTGACACGAAACGACGAACAAAAAATAGTAAGCTGTTCACCCATTTTTATAAAAAAAGCAGCATCTATATAATTTGTGTGGCTGTTTTATTTATCGCAGTTGGATTTTTGACAACAGTCTCCCCGGCTTATCGTGTGTCTTCCAATACGATTACGGATTGGACAGGTGATTTGGACAGTTCACTCTTCTTATATTTAATGGGGATGGAAAATAAAGCATTTCGGGACGCTTTGCCTGAAGATGAGCCCTCGCCTGAGGTTTCCAATATGCTATTTGAAATGGCTACGAATATAAGGCCAAGTGACACGAGAAGTTTATTAGGCCAGGAACTGCCGGGTTTTTTAACGTTTCAAAATGAAATTATCGTAGCAGGAGAAGGAACCGATTACACAAATTTACCAGTCGAGTCTTCTCCGCCTCTGGAAGAAGTTTTAAGGGACAGAGATGCGGTCATTGACGAAAATGAGGGTGAAGATCTGGAGCAGCAGGAAGGGGAAAGTCAGCAGGACACGGGCGAACGAGATGTTGTGTTTATTTACAACACGCATAACAGGGAATCTTTTTTACCGCATTTGCCTGACGCTGATAGTCCTGATGATGCACAGCACGGGGAAGTGAATATTGGCAAGGTCAGTCAACGGTTTGCTGACGCACTTGAGGCTAATGGAATTGGGACTGAAGTGGATCAGACAGATATAATGAGTGTCTTAAAAGAACAAGGGATGGCCTATCATGAATCGTATCAGGCTTCAAGAAATGTTGTTCAGGAAGCATTTACCTCAAGTGAAGATATTCAGTATTCATTTGATTTGCATCGTGATGCGATCGCAAGGGATAAAACAACGAAAGAAATAAATGGTAAAAACTATGCCCGGGTGATGTTTGTTGTTGGTGCAGAATACGCTGACCATGATAAAAATCTGGAACTCGCCAACAAACTACACCAGATGATTCAAGAAGAATATCCTGGTCTTAGCAGAGGCGTTATAAAGAAAAAAGGATCAGGAAGTAATGGTGTATATAATCAGGATCTTTCACCCAATGCCATGCTAATTGAATTTGGCGGGGTGGATAATACGCTTGAGGAATTATACAGATCTGCGGATGCCGTCGCGGAAGTGTTCAGTGATCATTACTGGGATGCTGAGAAGGTGAATACCAACTGA
- the hrcA gene encoding heat-inducible transcriptional repressor HrcA: MLTERQLLVLQVIIDDFIESAQPVGSRSIAKKDNIMHSSATVRNEMADLEEMGFLEKTHSSSGRIPSEKGYRYYVDNLVTPQDVESNVRIIRSIMQEGLFEFEQIVQSSAEILSEITNYTSIILGPEVFETKLKQLQIISLTPHTAVAILVTNTGHVEHRSFSVPDEINASDLEKMVNILNDRLYGVPIFKLHEKLNTEIVSLLDKYVTDSETSYDYLKGAFFSENPVKLYFGGKTNLLMQPEFNDIDKVRSFYAMIEEKDEIAKLLKDASDGIKVSIGHENKVDAIKDCSLITATYDLNREHFGTIALIGPTRMEYKKVIALLNALSTEMTNVLYEWY, from the coding sequence ATGTTAACGGAAAGACAGTTGCTGGTCCTGCAAGTCATAATTGATGATTTCATCGAGTCGGCACAACCTGTGGGCTCGCGCTCTATTGCCAAGAAAGATAATATTATGCACAGCTCAGCCACTGTGCGCAATGAAATGGCTGATTTGGAGGAAATGGGTTTCCTTGAGAAAACTCATTCTTCTTCCGGCCGTATACCTTCAGAAAAAGGTTACAGGTATTATGTTGATAATTTAGTTACACCTCAGGATGTGGAAAGCAATGTCCGTATTATCCGCAGTATAATGCAAGAAGGTCTGTTTGAGTTTGAGCAGATTGTTCAAAGTTCTGCCGAAATACTTTCTGAGATAACCAATTATACATCGATTATTTTGGGTCCTGAAGTTTTCGAGACTAAATTAAAACAGCTGCAGATTATATCCCTTACACCGCATACAGCTGTGGCTATATTAGTCACCAACACGGGTCATGTGGAGCACCGGTCGTTTTCTGTACCTGATGAAATTAATGCGTCAGACTTGGAAAAAATGGTTAACATTTTAAATGACCGTTTATATGGGGTGCCGATTTTCAAATTGCATGAAAAACTTAATACTGAAATCGTCTCTCTGCTCGATAAATATGTGACGGATTCTGAGACATCATATGATTATCTGAAGGGGGCATTTTTCAGTGAGAACCCGGTAAAGTTGTATTTTGGCGGCAAAACGAACCTTTTAATGCAGCCTGAATTCAACGATATTGACAAGGTCCGTTCATTTTACGCCATGATTGAAGAGAAGGATGAAATAGCCAAATTGTTGAAAGATGCTTCTGACGGTATCAAGGTTTCAATCGGACATGAAAACAAAGTCGATGCTATTAAAGACTGCAGTCTGATTACGGCTACCTATGATTTGAACCGGGAACATTTTGGCACCATCGCTCTGATTGGTCCAACGCGAATGGAGTACAAGAAAGTTATTGCTCTCTTGAATGCTTTATCAACTGAAATGACAAATGTTCTATATGAATGGTATTGA
- a CDS encoding 16S rRNA (uracil(1498)-N(3))-methyltransferase, translated as MQRYFIPEENWEEDEVTIANDDAHHISRVMRSQPDDKIICNHPRGQAAICDISEITGDHVRAVISEWLDETAELPLEITIAQGLPKSDKMDLVLKKGTELGAYAFIPVQTDRSVVSWDDKKMEKKMNRYRKIAKEASEQSHRNKIPHIQPLTVLNGLVNESDSYEFKLFAYEEEAKTEKFQSFGKIVNNMAPDDRVLIVIGPEGGFSPQEADLLKQNDFLPVRLGPRILRTETAAMYALASISYQFEELGC; from the coding sequence TTGCAGCGGTATTTTATTCCGGAAGAAAACTGGGAAGAAGATGAAGTGACCATAGCAAATGATGATGCACATCATATCAGCCGTGTCATGCGTTCACAACCGGATGATAAAATTATATGCAACCATCCACGTGGTCAAGCGGCAATTTGTGACATATCGGAAATCACAGGTGATCATGTTCGTGCTGTCATCAGTGAATGGCTTGATGAAACAGCTGAATTACCACTAGAAATAACCATCGCTCAAGGCTTGCCAAAAAGTGATAAAATGGATTTAGTACTTAAAAAAGGAACAGAACTCGGAGCGTATGCATTCATCCCTGTTCAGACAGATCGCTCAGTTGTCTCCTGGGACGATAAAAAAATGGAAAAGAAAATGAACCGGTATAGAAAAATTGCAAAAGAAGCAAGCGAACAAAGTCATCGCAATAAAATCCCGCATATTCAGCCGCTCACTGTCTTGAATGGATTGGTAAATGAAAGCGATTCATATGAGTTCAAGCTGTTCGCCTACGAAGAAGAAGCAAAAACTGAAAAATTCCAGTCATTTGGCAAAATTGTCAACAACATGGCACCGGACGACCGCGTACTGATAGTCATTGGCCCGGAAGGCGGATTTTCGCCTCAGGAAGCAGATTTGCTAAAGCAGAATGATTTCTTGCCAGTGAGACTGGGGCCGCGCATTTTGCGTACTGAAACTGCCGCGATGTACGCATTGGCAAGTATCTCTTATCAATTTGAAGAATTGGGGTGTTAG
- the grpE gene encoding nucleotide exchange factor GrpE, which produces MAEEKQEHQTTEDKDQEEVITEVLDADDQDQSEESDSHDTESNSLESEVEQLKQERDDMQQRVLRIQAEFDNFKKRSQKEKEQERKYKSEDFVKELLPALDNFERALQVEVTDETKSFVDGVSMVYNQIKEALKSQGVEEIESVGQPFDPNIHHAVMQVEDKEADSETVTEELQKGYYLKDRVIRPAMVKVNK; this is translated from the coding sequence ATGGCAGAGGAAAAACAGGAACACCAAACGACTGAAGACAAAGATCAGGAAGAAGTCATCACAGAAGTACTCGATGCTGATGATCAGGATCAGTCGGAAGAGTCCGATTCACATGATACTGAGAGTAATTCGCTTGAATCTGAGGTTGAACAGCTGAAACAGGAAAGAGATGACATGCAGCAACGCGTACTGCGAATACAGGCAGAATTCGATAATTTTAAAAAACGCTCGCAAAAAGAAAAAGAACAAGAGCGAAAATATAAATCTGAAGACTTTGTCAAGGAGTTATTGCCTGCTCTTGATAATTTTGAAAGGGCGTTGCAGGTAGAGGTTACCGACGAGACGAAAAGCTTTGTGGATGGTGTATCAATGGTTTATAACCAAATCAAAGAAGCACTGAAATCGCAAGGTGTAGAAGAAATAGAATCTGTCGGTCAGCCGTTTGACCCGAATATCCATCATGCAGTCATGCAGGTGGAAGATAAAGAGGCTGACTCAGAAACAGTCACAGAAGAATTACAAAAAGGCTATTATTTGAAAGACCGTGTTATACGGCCGGCAATGGTTAAAGTAAATAAGTAA
- the hemW gene encoding radical SAM family heme chaperone HemW has protein sequence MEAQSVYIHIPFCQQICHYCDFTKFFYDEKLATEYIEALKNEIHSKVPGTENHVNTIFIGGGTPTALNLEQLRSLLQLIDVKFDVAHCSEFTIEANPGDFDEEKIKLLKAYGVNRISLGVQVFDDAILEEIGRLHKVKDVYRTIDLLQKNDFKNISIDLIYALPHQTAEHFRRSLNEAVSFNLPHYSTYALQIEPKTVFYQRYHKGKLHRPPQEEEVEMYEILQDTMRAKGLRQYEISNFARPGKESRHNMVYWKNQHYYGFGAGAHGYLPGKRTGNIRPLPAYIKKAKDDGNPVLNTEEIGLKEMIEEEMFLGLRKMDGVNVKHFTDKYGFSFEKLYEDEISYLVKKGWLKENGNNIQLTNQGILFGNEVFEQFLLEEDDLMLVR, from the coding sequence ATGGAAGCCCAATCGGTTTATATTCATATTCCATTTTGTCAGCAAATTTGTCATTACTGTGATTTCACGAAGTTTTTCTATGATGAGAAACTGGCAACGGAATATATTGAAGCACTCAAAAACGAAATACATTCAAAAGTTCCTGGCACGGAAAATCACGTTAATACGATTTTTATCGGCGGTGGCACGCCGACAGCTTTAAATTTGGAACAGTTGCGTTCATTGCTGCAGCTGATTGATGTGAAATTTGATGTCGCGCATTGTTCTGAGTTTACGATCGAGGCCAACCCCGGCGACTTTGATGAGGAGAAAATAAAACTGCTTAAAGCTTATGGCGTCAACCGAATTTCTTTAGGTGTTCAAGTGTTTGATGATGCCATACTTGAGGAGATCGGCCGCCTGCATAAGGTAAAAGATGTTTATCGCACAATTGACCTGCTCCAGAAAAACGATTTTAAAAATATAAGCATTGATCTGATTTATGCACTGCCTCATCAGACAGCGGAGCATTTCAGGCGTTCGTTAAATGAGGCTGTCTCATTCAATTTGCCGCATTATTCCACATATGCGCTGCAGATTGAACCAAAAACAGTTTTTTATCAGCGGTATCATAAAGGAAAACTCCATCGTCCTCCACAAGAGGAAGAAGTTGAAATGTACGAAATCTTGCAAGACACGATGCGAGCAAAAGGGCTGAGACAGTATGAAATCAGCAACTTTGCCAGACCCGGCAAAGAAAGCCGCCACAATATGGTTTACTGGAAAAATCAGCACTACTATGGATTTGGCGCAGGAGCTCACGGTTACTTGCCGGGCAAAAGGACCGGCAACATTCGCCCGTTGCCGGCATATATAAAAAAAGCGAAAGACGACGGCAATCCGGTTCTGAATACTGAGGAAATCGGTTTAAAAGAAATGATTGAAGAGGAAATGTTTCTGGGCCTGCGGAAGATGGACGGTGTCAACGTAAAACATTTTACGGATAAGTATGGTTTTTCTTTCGAGAAATTGTATGAAGACGAAATTTCTTATTTGGTCAAAAAAGGCTGGCTGAAAGAAAACGGCAATAATATACAATTGACTAATCAGGGTATTCTGTTTGGAAATGAGGTGTTTGAGCAATTTTTATTGGAAGAAGATGACCTGATGCTTGTCCGTTGA